Proteins encoded in a region of the Candidatus Moanabacter tarae genome:
- the cuyA_2 gene encoding L-cysteate sulfo-lyase: MSLPNDFDNIPRICVAQLPTPVHGLPRLSKSLLGPRILVKRDDQTGLATGGNKARKLEYLVADAIAKGSDTLLTAGAPQSNHCRQTAAVAALKGLNCDLILGGEEPEIWNGNLLLDRLLGARAHFTEKEKRSVKMDEIAADLKKQGRRPYVIPIGGSNGVGALGYVRAMVELQGQLKQLGEKVDRIVFGSSSGGTQAGMALGARIAGFSGQVLGISVDQEKLDDLPYQRELAEISNESAKLIGSEEQFGPTDYELSYDYLGGGYGVVGDMEREAIQLCAGTEGLLLDPVYTGRAFGGMIDLIRKSYISSDETVLFWHTGGTSALFGYAGEI, from the coding sequence ATGTCGCTTCCTAATGACTTCGATAATATTCCGCGAATTTGCGTTGCACAGTTACCAACTCCAGTTCATGGGCTTCCACGCTTAAGTAAATCTCTCTTGGGACCAAGAATTTTAGTTAAACGCGACGATCAGACGGGTTTAGCGACTGGAGGAAATAAGGCCCGAAAACTTGAATACCTGGTAGCGGATGCGATTGCGAAGGGTTCTGATACGTTACTGACTGCAGGTGCTCCTCAATCCAATCACTGTCGTCAGACGGCGGCTGTGGCTGCACTTAAAGGATTAAATTGTGACTTGATTTTAGGAGGGGAAGAACCCGAAATATGGAATGGGAACCTTCTCTTAGATCGGCTTTTGGGTGCTCGGGCACACTTTACGGAAAAGGAGAAACGAAGTGTAAAAATGGATGAGATTGCGGCGGATCTAAAAAAGCAAGGACGGCGGCCGTATGTGATTCCGATTGGTGGATCGAACGGTGTGGGTGCATTGGGATATGTCCGGGCAATGGTTGAATTGCAAGGGCAGCTTAAGCAATTAGGTGAAAAGGTCGATCGGATTGTATTTGGATCCAGTTCTGGGGGCACTCAGGCCGGGATGGCCCTGGGTGCTCGGATTGCGGGATTCTCTGGTCAGGTTCTGGGGATCAGTGTGGACCAAGAGAAGTTGGATGACCTTCCTTATCAAAGAGAGTTAGCAGAAATCTCTAATGAGTCAGCGAAGCTAATTGGAAGCGAGGAGCAATTCGGTCCGACGGACTATGAACTGAGTTACGATTATCTTGGAGGCGGTTATGGAGTCGTGGGTGACATGGAGAGGGAAGCGATCCAGCTTTGCGCCGGAACGGAAGGCTTGCTGCTCGATCCGGTTTATACGGGAAGAGCATTTGGCGGGATGATTGATCTGATACGCAAAAGTTACATTTCATCGGATGAAACGGTGTTGTTCTGGCATACTGGAGGGACTTCCGCCTTATTTGGTTATGCGGGAGAAATATAG